The Mycolicibacterium insubricum DNA segment CGACCCGCTGGCACCATTCGCCATGGACCGGCAGAAGCGCTACGTCTTCAGCGCCGACGCCACTGCCGCGGTGGCCTACCGGGTGCGGGCGGGGTTCGCCGTGGTATCCGGAGACCCGGTCGGCGACCGGCGGGCCTATCCCGACGCGATCGACGCCTTTGCCCAACTGTGCCGCGACCGCGGCTGGCGGCCCCTGGTACTGGCCGCCTCACCACGATGCGCTGTGTTGTGGCGACGACGGCAGGTGCGCGGCCGCCCGTGGTGGGTGGTGCCCATCGGCCACGACGCCGTCGTCGAGGTCGCCACCTTCACCCTGCACGGGCGCGGCAAACGCAACCTGCGCCAGGCGGTGCAACGCACCCACAACGCGCGCATGACCACCACCGTGCTGCCCGAAGCCGACATCACCGCGGCCCTACACGACGAACTCCTCGCGGTCGCCCGCGGATCGACGAAATCGATTGACGCCGAGCGTGGTTTCTCGATGATGCTGGACGGCACGCTGACCAGCCGGTATCCGGGCACCTGGTTGATCGTCGCCCGCGACCACACCGGAGGGGTGCAGGGATTCCAGCGCTACGCCACCGCAGGCGCCGGTTCCGAGGTGAGCCTGGATCTGCCCTGGCGGCGTTCCGACGCGCCCAACGGCACCGACGAACGGCTTACGGTCGGCATGATCGACTGGGCGAAGAACCATGGCGGACAGCGTTTGTCGCTGTCCTTCGCGCCGCTCACCGACATCTTCGCCACCGATCCCGACGGCCCCGCACATCGCCTCGCCCGGACGGTCCTGCACGCTGCCGACGGACTGATCAAACTCGAATCGCTGTACCGCTACGTCCGCAAGTACGACGCGCTGGGGCAGAAGCGCTACGTGCTGCTCACGCCCGTCGACCTGCTGCCCGCGCTGGTGGTCCTGCTCACCCTGGAGTTCGGCCCGCACCACAGCCAGCTTCGCCGGCCCCGCACCCGACGGACGACCGGCCGTTGAGCCGTCCCCGGAAACCCTTGTCCGCCTTCATCAGAATCGAACGATCATGGCGCGAACCACCGCCCGACGCGACCACCCGCGACGGCTGTTCCGCGACCGCCGCGAGGCCGGACGCGTGCTGGCCGAACTGCTCTCGGCCTACCGCGGCCGCACCGACGTCATCGTGCTCGGTCTGGCGCGCGGCGGAATCCCGGTTGCCTTCGAAGTCGCGGCCGCACTGCAGGCGCCGCTGGACGCCTACATCGTCCGCAAGCTCGGCGCGCCCGGGCGGGAGGAGTTCGCCGTCGGCGCACTGGCCCGCGGCGGCCGGGTCGTGCTCAACGACGACGTCGTGCGCGGCCTGGGCGTCACCCCGGAACAACTGCGCGAGGTCGCCGCACGCGAAGGCCGGGAACTGGAACGCCGCGAATCCGTCTACCGATCCGGCCGACCACCCCTGCAGGTCGCCGGCAAGGTGGTGATCCTCGTCGACGACGGCCTGGCCACCGGCGCCAGCATGCGCGCCGCCGTCCTGGCGCTGCGCGAAGACGAACCCGCCCAGATCGTCGTCGCCGTGCCCGCCGCACCGGAATCGACCTGCCGCGAATTCGCCGGAATGGTCGACGATCTCGTCTGCGCGTCGATGCCGACCCCGTTCTTCGCCGTCGGCGAATCCTTCTGGGACTTCACCCAGGTCACCGACGACGAGGTGCGCACCCTGCTGGCCACTCCGACCACCGCCGCGGCCGAATCGACACCCGAATCGCCCGCGATGGCGGTCAGCGCGGCCGCGGTCGACGCCCCCGACGGGATACCGCCGGCAGAGGTCCTCGACGCACTGATCGGGGACGCCCGCATCGTGCTGATCGGCGAAAGCTCGCACGGCACCCACGAGTTCTACGCCGCCCGTGCCGAAATCACGAAGTGGCTGATCGAGCACAAGGGATTCACCGCGGTGGCCGCCGAAGCCGACTGGCCCGACGCCTACCGGGTCAACCGCTACGTACGTGGCCAGGGCAACGACGTTTCCGCCGAGGGCGCGCTGTCGGGATTCGAGCGGTTCCCGGGCTGGATGTGGCGCAACGACGTGGTCCGCGACTTCGTCACCTGGCTGCGCGAACACAACGGCCGGGCCACGGAGCATCGCGTCGGGTTCTACGGGCTCGACCTCTACAGCCTGCACCGCTCCATGGACGAGGTGATCACCTACCTCGACGGCGTCGACCCCGCGGCCGCGGCCCGGGCTCGGGCGCGCTACGCCTGCTTCGACCACGCCACCGCCGACGACGGCCAGGCCTACGGCTACGCCGAGGCATTCGGCGCCGGCCCGTCGTGCGAGCGGGAGGCGGTGGCGCAGTTGGTCGAGGTACATCGCGAGGCGATCAGCTATCTGCGCCACGACGGGCTGGTCGCCGAGGACGAACTGTTCTGCGCGCAGCAGAACGCCCAGACCGTGCGCAATGCCGAGGAGTACTACCGCGCCATGTTCAGCGGCCGGGTCACCTCCTGGAACCTGCGCGACCGGCATATGGCCCAGACCCTCGACGCGCTGCTGTCCCACCTCGACCGGCACCGCGGAATCGGTGGCCAACCCGCCCGGATCGTGGTGTGGGCGCACAACTCCCACGTCGGCGACGCCCGGGCGACCGAGGTCGGCGCCGACGGGCAACTGACCCTCGGGCAGCTGGTCCGGCAACGCCACGGCGCGGACAGCCGGTTGATCGGCTTTTCCACCTACCGCGGCACGGTCACCGCCGCCGACGAATGGGGCGGTGTCGCGCACCGCAAAACCGTGCGCCCGGCGCTGCCCGGCAGCATCGAGGAACTGTTCCACGAAACCGGCAAGGAGGCGTTCTTCGTCGCCATGCACGACGGCGGCCCGGCCGCCGAGGCGCTGGAGACCATTCGGCTGGCCCGCGCCATCGGGGTCATCTACCTGCCGGCCACCGAGCGGCAGAGCCACTACTACCACGTGCGGCCCGCCGACCAGTACGACGCGATGATCCACATCGAGCACACCCGGGCCCTGCAGCCGCTGGACCCGACGTCGGTGTGGATCGCCGGGCAGACACCCGAGACCTATCCCAGCGGACTCTAAAGCACGGCAAGGGGTTTCCCGATGACAAACGACATCCTCACCGATGCGCAGATCGACGCGCTGACCGGAGCGCAGCGCCGCGAACTGATCCGGCGTCTGGAACGCCCTGTTGCGCAACTGAAACCGCGCACCTACGTCGAACGGCTGCGCCAGGCGCACCTGGGCCTGATGACCGGCGGTGCGCTGTTCATGATCCCGTGGATCGTCTACCTGGCACTGACCCTGCCGCCGAACTACACCGTGCACGACTGGCCGGTGACCTGGGTGGGCTTCGACATCCTGCTGGTCACCTTCATGGCGGCGACGGCCATCCTGACCTGGCAGCACCGCCAAGTCGTCGTGCTGCCGGCGTTCACCACCGGGATCCTGCTGGTGTGCGACGCCTGGTTCGACGTGACCACCTCCGGTGACGCCGATTTCGCCGTCACCTTGCTGACCGCGTTCCTGGGCTGCCTGCTGGCCGCGATCCTCATCGTCGGGTCGGTGAGCCTGGTGCGCTACACCGCCGCGCGGCTGTGGCTGATCGACCCGGATCAGTCCGTCTGGCGGCTGCCGCTGGAGACGTGACCCGCCGAAACTCGCTGGTGTCTAGTCACAGCTGGCGCAGAACCCTGTCAGCGACAATTCCATTCCGCAACCGCAGAATGTTGCGGTTCGTGTCTTGTCAGATCGACGTTGGGAGGGGGCGCGAATCTTGTTGAGGGGATGAGCGACATACCAAGTTCCAGTGCGAGAACTCGGACCGCGCTCCACTGAGTCGCCGAGCAACCGCACGATCTCATCTTCAGAACGGAATCCGTCGGTGGAGCCGTAGTAGATATACAGGTCGGGGCCGTGTTCGCGTCGCTTGCCCACTACGTATGGCTTTTCGGGACGCTCGACCGCTCGGTATTCGGCGATACCGACTGCCATGGCCATCCGAGCGATGAATTGATGGTTCTCCGCTGGAATCCTCGCTCTCGCCAAGGCGGAGACGAGGGAGTCGTGGAGTGGCGCGGTGGGATTCACGGACTCAGGATATCGACGGGGTCCGACATCGGAGACTGGCTACGCCGCCCACCAGGGAGGAGGGAATGCGATATCTAGGCTCTTTATGCGCCGGTATCCGGCTCACGTCGGAATGCCGGCGGGTTGGCTGCGGAAAATGCCGCGGGCAGCGGCGACCACTCGGTCGTATTGGGTTGGCCATCGCAGATCGACGGCGATCTGCTCGAGCGCTGCGCGATCACGACCGAGCACCTGGTCGACGATCGCCACAGCAGGCACCGAACCGCTCTTATCGCCGTTGCATCTGGTGCAGGACAGAACAAGATTTGCCAAGCCGTCAATTCCCACCAACGACCACGGGAGCACGTGGTCGATCGGGTTGCTGCGCGGAAGTGGGGATTCGCAGTAGAAGCAGTAGGGCCCGTAGATCTCCTTGAACGGTTCGCGCACCGTAGTCAATGCGATACGTTCTCGGCCGAACAGGTGACCCGCAACGTCTGGGATGTCTTGTTCGAGGAAGCTGTTCATCCGGCGGACGTCGTCGACCCACATGATCTCTAGAGCGGGCTTCAGCAGCGCGGCAAGTCGAGCCAACCCCTGTGCGACACCGGGTCTGAGCTCGATTGAGAAGTCGTGATCCCGGAGAACCTTGCGACTGATCTTGGAGTGCAGGAAGGAGTCGTCGTAGAGGAAGGGGTCGCTGGTACTCGAACCGGATAGTCGTTGCAACCGATAGAGAGGTTGCTGTGCCAGGCACATCGTGATGTCCTCAATTGCCTGCCGATAGTCCTCGGGGGCTCGAACCGCGGCGAAGTCGACCGACATGTATGGCTTCCCAACCGACTGCTGAAGACGGTGGACCGCAGCCAATATCCGTGCTGGTTCCGTGGTGGTCTGGCGCAGTTCATGCCCTTCAAACGGGCGGACCTGGCGCCAGTAGACGTCGAGAACTCGGCGGGCTAGATCGGGAATCGGTACGACAAGGGTGCCATCAGGCTCATCCGGAAGGTGTTCGACGCACTGGTCGATCAGGGCCCTCAAGGTCGCCAGCTTGTAGGTCGCTACTCGCCGACCCGCGTCCAGGACGGCCAGAACACGTTGCCCCAGCAGGAGTGGGTCGTCATTGGCCGTGTAGCTCATGGTGCTGCCAATGTAGCGCCCGTGCCGCACAGTTCGGGTGCGCTGGGATCTCAGTGTCCGATGGTGAATGCCTTGGTTGTGGACCTAATCCCGTCAGGACCGGGGCGCGCCCGGGGAGATCTGGCCGGCGCTGCGGTCGACCGGGTAGCGGGTGATGCCGTGATAGCTGCAGCGGCGGCTACCGGGTGTCGGTGCGGCGGTGCAGCCCGGGCTGCGGCAGGTACGCGTCACATAGATCATGGTCGGAACTCCAGGGTCGTGGCCGTCTCACGGAGATCGGGCGCCGATGAAGTTGAATCGGCTGCGCTGCGACGCTGCGGCGGCAGATGCTGAATCAGGTCAGCGGAGCCAGTGTGGCAGCCGACTGTTACCGGCGCATGTCATTTTTGTTGTGTCGGGGCGCTTGCGACAGTGCGTCACAATCACGCCGATTCTGAACGTGGGGTACTGCGGGCGCCGTGGTTACGGTGCGATGTGAATGCTCGACGACGGATGCGCCCTGGAGAGGAACTCAGTGTCGGTTACCGATGAATACCTGGCGAACAACGCCGAATACGCCTCGACCTTCCACGGGCCGCTGCCGTTGCCGCCGAGCCGGCACGTCGCCGTCGTCGCCTGTATGGACGCCCGCCTCAACGTGTACCGGATCCTCGGCCTGGCCGACGGCGAAGCCCACGTCATCCGCAATGCCGGAGGCGTGGTCACCGACGACGAGATCCGGTCCCTGGCCATCAGTCAGAGGCTGCTGGGCACGCGAGAGATCATCCTCATCCACCACACCGACTGCGGGATGCTGACCTTCACCGACGACGAGTTCAAGCGCGCCATCCAGGACGACACCGGAGTCAAGCCGAACTGGGCCGCCGAAGCGTTTCCCGACGTCGAGCAGGACGTGCGCCAGTCGCTGCGCCGCATCGAGGCCAGCCCGTTCGTCACCAAGCACGAGTCGGCCCGCGGCTTCGTCTTCGATGTCGCCACCGGCAGGCTCAACGAGGTGTTTCTCCGTCGAGATTGACGGTAGGGCTGCTGCGCACGGGGTTTCTTCGTCGAGATCGACGGCAGGGCTGTTGCGTGCCGACGGCTCCCGTCGAGATTGACGGCAGGGTTGCTGGCGCTGGAGTTTCCGCGTCGAGATTGACGGTAGGGCTGCTGCGTAGGATCGATTGCCGACGAGATTTACGTGAGGGCTATCTCGCGGCAAGGAAAGCAGCCCACACGTGAGTTTCGGTGAGCTCGTCGCCGTCGTACCTGGACCGAGCGCGGGAGCAACCGAGCACTGGAACACGGATCCGGCCCCAGGACGGCCATTAGAATGCCGTCATGGGGGAGTTGCACCTGCAAAACATCCCGAATGAGGTCGTGCATCGGCTTGAGCGGATAGCGCGTGCCGAGGGCGTGACGGTGGCCGCGATTGCGATCCGTGAGCTCGACGCGGCGAGCCGGAGGGTGGACAACGCCCGGCTGTTGGCCGAGCTGCCGGACCTCGATCTTCCCACGGGTGCCATTGTGGATGCGGTGTGGACCGAGCGCCGATGACCGGACGTATTGACAGCTTGCGTGCTCATCCAGCGCTCGCGCACCGTATGGCCCGACCGTAGGCGGTTCGACTCGCTGCCTATCGCCTAGGTGGTTGACCACCGGATTCGGTGGTCAAGGCGGTTTGTCGGTGGCCGCACGTACCCTGCTCACCGTGGATGGCGAGCAGATTGGCCGGCAGCGGGGAGCGGGTTCGGCCGGAGGGCGGTTCCGCGGTTGCCTGCTGGGCGGGGCGGTGGGGGACGCGCTGGGCGCGCCGGTGGAATTCGACCCGCGCGAACAGATCCTGAGGCGGTTCGGTCCCGACGGGATCACCGGCTACGCGCCCGCCTATGGCGGGATCGGGATGATCACCGACGACACCCAGATGACACTGTTCACCGCCGAAGGGCTACTGCGGTACTGGGTTCGCGGGCGGATGAAAGGGATAGCCACCTATACCGGCGTGACGGCGAACGCGTATCTGCGGTGGCTGCGCACCCAGGGCGGCAGTCCCCGAAACCCCCTCGGAGTCGGCGAGCCGTTCGGCGAGGGGGAGCCGGGCCGGCTGTATCAGGAGCGACGACTGCACAGCAACCGGGCACCGGGCAACACGTGCATGTCGGCGCTGCGCGCCATGCCCGGGCTCGGTGAACCGGCCGACAACGACAGCAAGGGCTGCGGCGGCGTCATGCGTGTTGCGCCGGTCGGGTTGTTCGTCGATCGGATGTCGGACGGAACCTGCGAGCAGGCCTTCCAGATCGCCACCGACCTCGCTGCCCTGACACACGGCCACCCGACCGGATCGCTGTCCGCCGGCGTGCTGGCTGCGTTGGTCTACCAACTGGTCCAGGGTGTTTCGCTAGCCGACGCCCTACCCGAGGCGAAGCGGATCCTGCGCGGGTTCGACGGCCAGGAGGAGACGCTGGGCGCTGTCGAGGCCGCCGAGGCAGCGGTGCACCGCCGGGGAGCGCGTCACGACGCTGTCGCGACGCTGGGGGAGGGCTGGGTGGCCGACGAGGCGCTGGCCATCGGGCTCTACTGCGCGCTGGTGGCCGAATCCTTCACCGACGCCGTGGTGCTCGCGGTCAATCACAGCGGTGACTCCGACTCCACCGGATCGATCGCCGGCAATCTGCTCGGTGCCGCGCTCGGCGAGCGGGCAATCGATGCGCACTGGCTGGAGCCACTGGAACTCCGTGATGTGATCACCGAGATCGCCGACGACCTCTACGCCTACCCGGATTGGCAGATCGACCACACCGACACGCAGAACATCTGGCGGAAGTATCCCGGGTACTGACGGTAGCGGCGGGCGCCTGCGACGCCCGCCGCTACCAGCCACGTGTGGGCCTATTCGGCCGCACCTTCACCGGTCGCGGCCTGCGCCGATGCCTCGTCGGCACCCGAATCCTCGGCCGATTCGGCATCCCCGTCAGACTCCGAGCCCGACTCCGAGTCCGCGGCTTTGTCACCGGAATCCGCATCGGGCAGCTGGGCCACCAGATACTCGGCCAGACCACCGATGGTCGGGTAGTCGAACACCGCGGTGGCGTTGATGGTGAACGCGCCACCGAACTGGCTCTCCAATCGGTTGCGCAGCTCGATCGCCATCAGCGAGTCGGTACCCAGATCCAGGAACCGGCTGCTGGCCGCCGGGGGCTGGGCCAGCCGCAGGAAGTTCTGCACCTCGGCCTGCAGGAACTCGGTCACGAAACCGGCGCGCTGCGCCACCGGGATCTCCTGCAGCTTCTTGAGCAACTCGCTGTCGCCGGTCATCTCCCCGGCCGCCCGCGGCAACACCAGATCCAGAATCGGCGGGCGGGAACTGCCCAGCACCTTGGCCGCCCGCTGCCAGTTGGCCTTGATCACCGCCGCCTCGGCGGTGCCGTTGGCGACCACCTCGGCCATCGCGCTCAACGCCGCCGACGGGTCCAGCGGAATCAGGCCTTGGGCACTGATATTGGCGACCGCGGCATCCGAGGACGCCATGCCGCCGTCGGCCCAGGGACCGAAGTTGATACCGGTGCCCGGCAGGCCCCGGGACCGCCGCTGGGCCACCAGGCCGTCGAGCAGCGCGTTGGCCGTCGCGTAGTTGGACTGGCCGGGCGAACCGAACATGCTCGATACCGACGACGACACGATGAAGAAGTCCAGATCGTCGTCGGCGGTCAACCGGTCCAGATGCATTGCCCCGTACGCCTTGGGCACCAGCGTGGTGTGGAACCGGTCCAGCGTCTGCGAGGACAGCAGCGCGTCGTCGAGGACACCGGCCAGGTGCACCACACCGGCCAGCGGCGGCAACTCCGCCCGGATCCGGTCCAGCAGCGTGGCCACCTGCGCCTCGTCTCCGACATCGGCGGCGAAGACATGGACGCGGCACTTGTGCCGCTCGGTGATCTCGTCGATCAACCGCTGCGCGTCCGCATCCGGGCTGCGCCGGCTGGTCAGCACGATATCGCCGGCGCCGCGCTGCGCCAGGTACGACGCCGTGTGCAGACCGATCGCACCCAGACCACCGGTGATCAGATAGCTGCGATCCGCCCGCGGGGCGAGCGGACTCGGGACCTGCACCACGATCTTGCCGATGTGCCGGGCCTGCTGCATCCGGCGGAACGCCGCCCGCGCCTCGGTGATCGGGTAGATCTCCGCGGGCAGCGGCGTCCACTCGCCGTTGGCCAAGCCGTCGGACACCTCGGTGAGCAGGTCGCGGATCCGGTTGGGCTCGGTGAACATCACCGTGTCCAGGGCGACGATCTCGTAGTCGATGTCCGGACGTGCCTCCGCCATCTGCTCGGCCGACCAGATGTCGCGCTTGGCGATCTCGGCGAACCGGCCGCCCTGGGCGGTGGCCTTCAGCGTCGCCTCGATGAAGCCCTCGTTGGTCAGGCTGTTGAGCACCACGTCGACACCCGCGCCGTCGGTGTC contains these protein-coding regions:
- a CDS encoding beta-class carbonic anhydrase, with the protein product MSVTDEYLANNAEYASTFHGPLPLPPSRHVAVVACMDARLNVYRILGLADGEAHVIRNAGGVVTDDEIRSLAISQRLLGTREIILIHHTDCGMLTFTDDEFKRAIQDDTGVKPNWAAEAFPDVEQDVRQSLRRIEASPFVTKHESARGFVFDVATGRLNEVFLRRD
- a CDS encoding bifunctional lysylphosphatidylglycerol flippase/synthetase MprF, with the translated sequence MVVAGADLRAGATLPVAQDGLARVWPRTLSVEVLAVALVLAVGWLAVAVHGPEHRALPTALAAATVLVVLRGLRLGRPVTTPHAGLAALACLVAVYTQAHGHATGTYLAVLVAAAVLVWPTGAPAEPHLLPVIWPLIDQTRGDPLAPFAMDRQKRYVFSADATAAVAYRVRAGFAVVSGDPVGDRRAYPDAIDAFAQLCRDRGWRPLVLAASPRCAVLWRRRQVRGRPWWVVPIGHDAVVEVATFTLHGRGKRNLRQAVQRTHNARMTTTVLPEADITAALHDELLAVARGSTKSIDAERGFSMMLDGTLTSRYPGTWLIVARDHTGGVQGFQRYATAGAGSEVSLDLPWRRSDAPNGTDERLTVGMIDWAKNHGGQRLSLSFAPLTDIFATDPDGPAHRLARTVLHAADGLIKLESLYRYVRKYDALGQKRYVLLTPVDLLPALVVLLTLEFGPHHSQLRRPRTRRTTGR
- a CDS encoding ADP-ribosylglycohydrolase family protein; amino-acid sequence: MGRQRGAGSAGGRFRGCLLGGAVGDALGAPVEFDPREQILRRFGPDGITGYAPAYGGIGMITDDTQMTLFTAEGLLRYWVRGRMKGIATYTGVTANAYLRWLRTQGGSPRNPLGVGEPFGEGEPGRLYQERRLHSNRAPGNTCMSALRAMPGLGEPADNDSKGCGGVMRVAPVGLFVDRMSDGTCEQAFQIATDLAALTHGHPTGSLSAGVLAALVYQLVQGVSLADALPEAKRILRGFDGQEETLGAVEAAEAAVHRRGARHDAVATLGEGWVADEALAIGLYCALVAESFTDAVVLAVNHSGDSDSTGSIAGNLLGAALGERAIDAHWLEPLELRDVITEIADDLYAYPDWQIDHTDTQNIWRKYPGY
- a CDS encoding erythromycin esterase family protein, which gives rise to MARTTARRDHPRRLFRDRREAGRVLAELLSAYRGRTDVIVLGLARGGIPVAFEVAAALQAPLDAYIVRKLGAPGREEFAVGALARGGRVVLNDDVVRGLGVTPEQLREVAAREGRELERRESVYRSGRPPLQVAGKVVILVDDGLATGASMRAAVLALREDEPAQIVVAVPAAPESTCREFAGMVDDLVCASMPTPFFAVGESFWDFTQVTDDEVRTLLATPTTAAAESTPESPAMAVSAAAVDAPDGIPPAEVLDALIGDARIVLIGESSHGTHEFYAARAEITKWLIEHKGFTAVAAEADWPDAYRVNRYVRGQGNDVSAEGALSGFERFPGWMWRNDVVRDFVTWLREHNGRATEHRVGFYGLDLYSLHRSMDEVITYLDGVDPAAAARARARYACFDHATADDGQAYGYAEAFGAGPSCEREAVAQLVEVHREAISYLRHDGLVAEDELFCAQQNAQTVRNAEEYYRAMFSGRVTSWNLRDRHMAQTLDALLSHLDRHRGIGGQPARIVVWAHNSHVGDARATEVGADGQLTLGQLVRQRHGADSRLIGFSTYRGTVTAADEWGGVAHRKTVRPALPGSIEELFHETGKEAFFVAMHDGGPAAEALETIRLARAIGVIYLPATERQSHYYHVRPADQYDAMIHIEHTRALQPLDPTSVWIAGQTPETYPSGL
- a CDS encoding HNH endonuclease yields the protein MSYTANDDPLLLGQRVLAVLDAGRRVATYKLATLRALIDQCVEHLPDEPDGTLVVPIPDLARRVLDVYWRQVRPFEGHELRQTTTEPARILAAVHRLQQSVGKPYMSVDFAAVRAPEDYRQAIEDITMCLAQQPLYRLQRLSGSSTSDPFLYDDSFLHSKISRKVLRDHDFSIELRPGVAQGLARLAALLKPALEIMWVDDVRRMNSFLEQDIPDVAGHLFGRERIALTTVREPFKEIYGPYCFYCESPLPRSNPIDHVLPWSLVGIDGLANLVLSCTRCNGDKSGSVPAVAIVDQVLGRDRAALEQIAVDLRWPTQYDRVVAAARGIFRSQPAGIPT